In one Brienomyrus brachyistius isolate T26 chromosome 12, BBRACH_0.4, whole genome shotgun sequence genomic region, the following are encoded:
- the LOC125704464 gene encoding stonustoxin subunit alpha-like isoform X6 produces MDTGSSKPLEVAALGRPFQLGMLYDCRDDRLIPGITLWDHEDLKKDTDEIMQHNTEFDVIASDSVEDKACALDVDASLKASFLGGLIEVDGSAKYLKDTKVSKKQARVTLKYKTTTKFMQLSMSHLGRGNVKHPYVFEKGIATHVVTAVLYGAQAFFVFDREVSETENQQNIKGNLQVMIKKIPILSIEGEASLKLTDTDRATEEKLSCKFYGDFALEQNPVSFQDAVKIYTTLPGLLGEKGENAVPVRVWLLPLEILDSSAARLVRQISVRLINETQSVIEVSEKLLLQGVFL; encoded by the exons ATGGACACCGGATCGAGTAAGCCCCTGGAGGTGGCAGCTCTCGGAAGACCCTTCCAGCTGGGGATGCTGTACGATTGTCGTGATGATCGTCTCATTCCAG GAATTACCTTGTGGGATCATGAAGACCTTAAAAAAGACACAGATGAAATAATGCAGCACAACACGGAATTCGATGTCATTGCATCTGATTCTGTAGAGGATAAGGCATGTGCTCTGGATGTAGATGCTTCATTAAAAGCGAGTTTCTTAGGCGGACTGATAGAGGTTGATGGATCTGCTAAATATCTTAAGGACACAAAGGTTTCAAAAAAACAGGCACGTGTCACCCTGAAGTATAAAACAACTACAAAGTTTATGCAGCTGTCTATGAGTCACCTTGGACGAGGAAATGTTAAACACCCATAtgtgtttgagaagggaatAGCAACACACGTGGTaacagcagtgctgtacggtGCTCAGGCATTTTTCGTTTTTGATCGAGAAGTTTCAGAAACCGAGAACCAGCAAAACATTAAGGGGAACCTGCAAGTGATGATAAAGAAAATACCAATATTGTCAATAGAAGGGGAGGCTTCCTTAAAGCTGACTGACACTGACAGAGCTACTGAGGAAAAGTTGTCTTGTAAATTCTATGGGGACTTTGCCCTGGAACAGAACCCTGTTTCCTTCCAGGATGCTGTAAAAATATACACAACACTTCCAGGTCTGCTGGGTGAAAAGGGGGAAAACGCTGTGCCAGTCAGGGTGTGGTTACTCCCCCTGGAAATCTTAGATTCTTCTGCTGCCAGATTAGTGCGTCAAATCAGTGTCAGATTAATAAATGAAACACAGAG